The Mercurialis annua linkage group LG8, ddMerAnnu1.2, whole genome shotgun sequence genome window below encodes:
- the LOC126661251 gene encoding U-box domain-containing protein 14, protein MEEDKNKKSELMSGLIESVKEICFLPECKNICKKMHGNLVRRIKLLSPLFEELRDSNEEIGKDGIKGFLLFRTALDSAIQLLKPLSQGSKVYQALQREKIAKEFCLVTEKIEAALCEISYDKLDLSEEVREQIELVHSQLRRAKARPEFLDLQLDLDLAVAQREKDPDLAILKRLSEKLELKTINDLKKESLAFHELVISSGGDPGDLFEKMSSILKKLKDYVQTVNPDADNSESDKGLFKHRSPVIPDDFRCPISLELMKDPVIVSTGQTYERSCIQKWLDAGHKTCPKTQQTLLHTALTPNYVLKSLISLWCESNGVELPKQQGACRSKKVGSSVSDCDKAAIVALLEKLANGDREQQRAAAGELRLLAKRNADNRVCIAEAGAIPLLVELLSSTDPRTQEHAVTALLNLSINDSNKGTIVNAGAIPDIVDVLRNGSTEARENAAATLFSLSVIDENKVAIGAAGAIPALIDLLRQGTPRGKKDAATAIFNLSIYQGNKARAVRAGIVPSLMQLLKDAGGGMVDEALAILAILASHQEGKIAIGQAEPIPILIEVIRTGSPRNRENAAAVLYSLSAGDLQQLKLAKESGAEEALKELSENGTDRAKRKAGSLLELIQRVDVVVSPSFL, encoded by the exons ATGGAGgaggataaaaataaaaaatctgagTTGATGAGTGGACTCATTGAGTCAGTGAAGGAGATCTGTTTTTTACCTGAATGTAAAAATATATGCAAGAAAATGCATGGAAATTTGGTACGGAGGATTAAGCTTTTGAGTCCTTTGTTTGAGGAATTGAGAGATAGTAATGAAGAGATTGGCAAAGATGGGATTAAAGGGTTTTTGTTGTTTAGAACTGCTTTGGATTCTGCAATTCAGCTTCTTAAACCACTCAGTCAAGGAAGCAAGGTGTATcag GCCTTGCAAAGGGAAAAGATAGCAAAAGAGTTTTGCCTGGTTACAGAAAAAATTGAAGCAGCATTATGTGAGATTTCATATGACAAACTTGATTTATCGGAGGAAGTTCGAGAACAG ATTGAGCTTGTACATTCTCAACTTAGAAGGGCTAAGGCCAGACCAGAGTTCCTTGATTTACAACTAGACCTTGATTTAGCCGTAGCGCAGAGAGAAAAAGACCCTGATCTTGCAATATTGAAGAGACTTTCAGAAAAGCTGGAACTAAAGACTATTAATGATCTAAAGAAAGAGTCTCTTGCTTTCCATGAGCTGGTTATCTCTAGTGGCGGTGATCCAGGGGACTTGTTCGAGAAGATGTCATCCATTCTGAAGAAGTTGAAGGACTATGTTCAAACGGTAAACCCTGATGCAGATAATTCTGAGTCTGACAAAGGTTTGTTTAAGCACAGATCACCTGTCATCCCAGATGATTTCCGGTGCCCCATTTCTCTTGAACTAATGAAAGATCCCGTGATTGTTTCTACTGGACAG ACTTATGAAAGATCGTGCATCCAAAAGTGGCTTGATGCAGGCCACAAGACATGTCCCAAAACTCAGCAGACATTGTTGCACACTGCGCTGACACCTAACTATGTTTTGAAGAGTTTAATTTCTTTGTGGTGCGAAAGCAATGGTGTTGAGCTGCCTAAACAACAAGGGGCTTGCAGAAGCAAAAAAGTTGGAAGTAGTGTGTCGGACTGTGATAAGGCTGCTATTGTTGCATTATTGGAAAAATTGGCAAACGGGGATCGGGAACAACAAAGAGCAGCTGCTGGAGAGCTTCGTTTACTGGCAAAGAGGAATGCAGATAACAGGGTATGTATTGCTGAAGCAGGAGCAATTCCACTCCTTGTTGAGCTTTTATCCTCCACAGATCCACGCACCCAAGAGCATGCTGTTACTGCGCTTCTAAACCTTTCTATAAACGACAGTAACAAGGGAACAATAGTTAATGCAGGAGCGATACCGGATATAGTAGATGTATTAAGAAACGGAAGTACGGAGGCAAGAGAAAATGCAGCTGCAACCCTTTTCAGTTTATCTGTTATAGATGAGAATAAGGTTGCCATAGGAGCAGCTGGGGCTATCCCAGCGCTTATAGATTTGCTCCGTCAGGGAACTCCAAGAGGTAAAAAAGATGCCGCCACTGCGATCTTTAACCTTTCGATTTATCAGGGAAATAAAGCGAGAGCAGTAAGGGCTGGCATAGTGCCATCTCTTATGCAGTTACTTAAGGATGCCGGAGGTGGAATGGTGGATGAAGCATTGGCAATTCTCGCGATTCTCGCAAGCCATCAAGAAGGGAAGATAGCAATCGGCCAGGCAGAGCCGATTCCTATTTTGATAGAAGTCATCAGGACAGGTTCTCCACGCAACAGGGAGAATGCTGCAGCTGTCCTGTACTCTCTATCGGCTGGTGATTTGCAGCAGCTGAAGTTAGCAAAGGAATCTGGTGCAGAAGAAGCACTGAAGGAACTATCGGAAAATGGCACCGATAGGGCCAAGAGAAAAGCTGGAAGCTTATTGGAGCTCATTCAAAGAGTTGATGTTGTTGTTAGTCCAAGCTTCCTATGA
- the LOC126661252 gene encoding uncharacterized protein LOC126661252, translating into MTTRIAPGVGANLLGQHSAERNQDATAYVGNLDPQISEELLWELFVQAGPVVNVYVPKDRVTNLHQGYGFIEFRSEEDADYAIKVLNMIKLYGKPIRVNKASQDKKSLDVGANLFIGNLDPDVDEKLLHDTFSAFGVIVTNPKIMRDPETGNSRGFGFISYDSFPASDAAIEAMNGQYLCNRQITVSYAYKKDTKGERHGTPAERVLAASNPSSQKSRPHTLFASGPPTLPNVPQAGGPVGVPVPPRPFANGSVPPGPMPPLRPPMPPNAPFQPMQVGQQTWQGQPQQQGQLMPPPGMPPPPMQFRPPPPNMPPPPPQVAQLLQRPPPQQMGMGMQQQMWRQPPPPPQFAGGPPMQQMMMQQHHQHNMLPPPPPSG; encoded by the exons ATGACAACTAGAATAGCACCGGGAGTAGGAGCAAATCTGCTAGGGCAGCACTCGGCGGAGAGGAACCAAGACGCCACCGCATACGTCGGAAATCTTGACCCTCAGATTTCCGAAGAACTTCTTTGGGAGTTATTTGTTCAAGCTGGACCCGTTG TGAATGTATATGTTCCTAAGGATAGAGTAACGAATCTTCACCAAGGTTACGGGTTTATCGAATTTCGTAGCGAAGAAGATGCTGATTAT GCAATCAAGGTTTTGAATATGATTAAGCTTTACGGCAAGCCAATTCGTGTAAATAAG GCGTCCCAAGATAAAAAGAGCCTGGATGTTGGAGCTAACCTTTTCATTGGGAACCTTGACCCG gacGTTGACGAGAAACTTCTTCATGATACTTTCAGTGCCTTCGGGGTTATTGTTACAAATCCTAAG ATTATGAGAGATCCTGAGACTGGAAATTCCCGCGGTTTTGGCTTCATTAGTTATGATTCTTTTCCTGCATCTGATGCAGCAATCGAG GCAATGAATGGTCAGTATCTCTGCAACAGACAGATCACGGTTTCATATGCATATAAGAAAGACACTAAAGGGGAGCGACACGGTACACCAGCAG AGAGAGTTTTGGCTGCAAGTAATCCAAGTTCCCAAAAAAGCAGGCCCCACACACTGTTTGCTAGTGGTCCGCCGACACTTCCAAACGTTCCTCAGGCTGGTGGTCCTGTTGGTGTGCCAGTACCTCCACGCCCGTTTGCAAATGGCTCTGTTCCTCCAGGCCCAATGCCTCCACTTCGTCCACCGATGCCGCCAAATGCACCCTTCCAACCGATGCAGGTCGGACAACAAACCTGGCAAGGTCAGCCTCAGCAGCAAGGTCAATTAATGCCACCCCCGGGTATGCCTCCGCCTCCAATGCAGTTCAGGCCGCCACCTCCAAACATGCCCCCACCCCCTCCCCAGGTTGCTCAACTCCTTCAAAGACCTCCTCCACAGCAAATGGGAATGGGTATGCAACAACAAATGTGGCGGCAACCACCACCTCCTCCACAGTTTGCTGGTGGGCCTCCTATGCAACAAATGATGATGCAACAACATCACCAGCACAATATGCTCCCACCGCCACCCCCATCCGGTTGA